TTAACTATAAAACTAATATTTGATATGCCATAAGCTTAAGCATATAATATATTTCCATTTgtgtatatataaaaaatatttttctttatctgatttttaagtcattttaaaaatatttgttttgattaaaatttttacTTTTATCATTTGCTAAACAAAGTTGTATACTCAATCTCTTTAAAATTTGGTTAATATATCATTCCTAAGATAATTCTTAAGATCTGTCCCTGAATATCTTAATGCTAATAACATAAGATATatcattcatattaaaattcttaaTGAGAAGTTTCTTGgtttaatataataaatcaagatcactattggcaagcgaaatattattaatatataagatcaatataataaacttgttcTCACTGATTTTTAAATATCTTTCagatatttttttactttctttgtagTATTGTAGTATTTTTATTCTTGAGTAACTTTAATATGTACCCAGTATTTTAACTATAAAACTAATATTTGATCTGGCATAAGCTTGagaatataatatattttcaactgtgcatacataaaaaatatttttctttatctaattttttctaagtcattttaaatatatttgtctTGATTGAAATTTTTACCTTTATCGTTTGTCGAACAAAGTTTTATACTAAATATTTCTAAGACTTGGTTAATATGAGTAATATATCTAAAAGTATTTAATTTAGATAATATTCAAGTataagatatgttattcttgtttatttattatttattatttatttgttgggTTTGGATTCTAACAAAATTTAAACTATTATAATCTTTggttttttaagtatttttatttttaaagaaattTCTCTCAATATATATAATGCATACAAATTCAAAGTCTTATTTGATCTGATGGACTATGTTTATGAACTTGGAACCTCAATCCAACGGTGGAAGGACAAcgaaatttttaatatatatatatatatatataataagttcATATACTAAAAGGGCATGTTTATGATTGAGTTaactatgttaaataaaaatgaaACCAAGCCAATAGATTAAAGTATGTCTTTGGAATActtttattattttgatgtatatttGGAGAAAAGGATTTGAGCGAATGTATATTCCATTCCTTCAATGTttgttaaataatataaaaaaagtatatcttaaatatatattgatataattattgtttagtaaaattatattttaagattCTATTGAATGTTATGTGATAAATTTATCATTCTAatagtttaatatttattaaaaaaaatatatattttttaaataaataaataaaataaaataaaatattatgaaaaattcATATGGtcaagatatataataaaataatatttacaaataaatgaataaaattttacctcataaaatatataaattatgttgATTTCTCATgttgataaatttataattttagataatatcatagaaTATTTTGAGAATTTAAAGATATATTAATATCCTACAAATGTTGAAATGTTTATGTTACCCTTGACATCAATATTTGAATTTCTTAGTGGAAAATGTTCCTCTAAATATTTGAATTTCTCGATCAAACACTACAAGTGATATATCAGTgacaaataatttattttaatcctTCAAAGAAGTATTGTAGATAGTTATTCTTTTCATGTACAAAACAGTATCTCTCAAAGTCAACTCCACTTAAGAAGAAGAATTTCTTCGCGGGTCAAGTTGACTTAAATTTGGcacatattataataaaaatatggaGGGAAGAAAGTTACAAAGACTTTCAATATCATCAATAACAGGATGTAGAAAACTAATGTGTAAAATCTAAAGATAGAAGGACCAATATGCAAAACAATCCAGAAAAGAAACCCTTTTGTTACTATCGTGTTGCTTTGATTGGCCACAGTCTGCTCCCGAGCATTAATCTAATCTTACGGAGAGTGTCATctatctctctctcgctctcccgGTGACGTCCGAATCTCTAGAcgtgaggaggaggagaggagacgaCAAGATGATGACTCGGTCAGCCACGGATTCCTCCATTGGTATGCGTAGCCCCCTTCCTCCCCCCCGCCTCTTCtccctgcctctctctctctttctcttcctcttggtTGGGTGAGATAAACGTGAAGGCACAAAAATGCGAAATTTAATGGGATTCTTGGCTGCCTTTAGGTTGGGACGGGCGAGCCGCGTTGCAGGTGCGGAAAAAGATCAGCTTTGAGATGGCAATGTGAACGAGGGGAAAACTGAGGTCTCCCGCCATGGATCCGCCCTTTTCCGGTACGTTTCTCGCCGTCTTGCTGGTGGTCTTTGATTCTTTTACCGTGTTTTTGACAATTGATGCTTCAGGAGCACCCGATCTGCTTGTTCGGATGGACTGGAGGGGGAATCACAGCTTGGGTTATGTAAAAATTGAAACTTTCCAGGTCTTTCGCTGTTCCGTGTGGTTTTTGCGGTTTGTGGCTTGATTAAATCGGAAATTTTAAGGGGTTTGGTGGTGGAGATAAAAATTGGATTCTTGTATACGTTTTTTGGTGGTTTTCTTTGATTTCCTATTCGTGGAATCTGTCCCTTTGTTGCATTTGTGGATCGTGTCCAGGCGATTACTATGTTTGGGGGAGTTGGAAACTTTTTCCCCAAAATTTCGGTGAAACTTAAATAGGGGAAGCTGATTCTTTATTCCACTTGTCCTTTTTCATGCGTCAGAATGAACCTTTTCATTCTATTTTCTCGTTGGCCATGAGATGCTGTCTTGGCCAGCGCTAGGGATGTTCATATGCCTAGACGAATCAGAAGAAGTTCATCCTAGTGAAATTCTGGTTATTAGGTTCAGAAGCATTTGCTACTGCGAGAATATTGTGTAATTGAATTCATAAGGAGTTCTTTCTCTGATAGGTTTTTTTTGTCTattttaattcatgaaaaaatTTGAAAACCCTGTCATCTATGATATATGAGATCAAAGTTCAAATTTATCGGATGGTTGTGAAGTATTGTTTTATGGGTTTAAGATTTGCATTCTCATGTTTTTATTGAATCAGATTTGGACTTGTTATGCTCAATTATAGATTAAGCACGTGCTTGTAAGGTCCTAAATATCAAATGTCAGCTCATTTGTAACATGCACCAAGGCACTAATGCACACCGTTCCTAGCTTCACATTGATTTGTCTTGCTTCAAGTTGTTTAAATACATTACCATTACAGTGGTTGCTTTTATTGAGTTTCTGGATCAGTTTCATCCtctacctctcatgttaggaatGTTCTGTTTACTGCAAACATATCGGCACTGCATGGTTAGCCGGGGGAATGCTACGGCATGGCCATGCAGGTTTTTTAAAAGTTCCATAATATTGGTCTCTTGGAGACTCACTGGCATCAGGTGTCCTTATTAAACTACTTTATAAGGTATCTGCTGCATAGATAATGTGATATCGTCGCACACCTTATAAGCATCAGCTTGTCACCGGGAAGTGGTTACTTTATTGCAGCCTATATGTCAGGGGTTTGATTCATGGAAATAGCTCTCTGCATGTAGGATAATGTTCACACATCCAACTTTCCTCCGACCCCATATCAGAGGGAGATTGTACAATGGGGGATCTTCTTTATCATCTAACATTTTGTCTTTGCATAATCATATTCCATTTTACATCTTTTTGGTGGTTTTTTCACTAATTTACTAATCTAGTTTGATATGTTCACTACTACAGGATTTGTACTTGACCCATCTAAATGTAGTAAGTTGAGCATCGAGGAGAAGAGAGAACTTATACGTGAACTATCAAAATGGCCTGAGAGTGCTCCTGAGAAGTTGCAGACATGGAGTCGGCGTGACCTTTTAGAGATCCTGTGTGCAGAGATAGGAAAGGAGAGGAAGTATACTAGCTTAACAAAACAGAAGATGATCGAATACCTGTTCAGAGTTGTATCTGATAAAAATTCTGGAGAACATGCAAAAGACAGTGATTCGTCTCAGGTCCCATCTACACCTAGCCCTCAAACTCCATCGAAGAGACAGAGAAAGAATGAACATCCATCACGTTTGCCAATTATCACAAGCAACCTCCAACCAAGTGATGTTGAAGAAGCTCTTGAAAACATTAGATACTGCCAGAATTCAGCCTGCAGGGCTACTCTTAACGTACAAGATGCATTTTGTAAGCGTTGCTCATGTTGCATCTGTCGCAAATATGATGACAATAAGGACCCTAGCCTTTGGCTATTTTGTGGCTCCGAGGCTTTTTCTCAAGGTGACTTATGTGGTCTGTCTTGTCATCTCGAGTGTGCTCTTAAGCATGAAAGGACTGGTATCATGAAGAGCAGGCAGTGCACCACAAGATTGGATGGGAGCTACTACTGTACATACTGTGGAAAAGCTAATGACTTGCTTGGGTAAATTATTCAATgtaccatttaaaaaaaaatgaatattgcATATTGAACTGCTCAGCATAGCTTCCTGAATTTGAGAGATCTCAGTCTGTCTGAGCCATGAcgtaattttcttttaatttgagAGATCTTAGATCATTAGCATCTAAGTAACTTTTCTTTTAAGTTGCCATGACGTAATTAATTGTCTTGTCTTCTTGGGTTCCTTGTTACTTGAAGGAATTGTGACACTGCAACATCAGTATATGTTATGGTTAGCTTAGCTAGTCTGTCAGTTTTAGGAGCAGATGACTTTCTGATGAGTTTGAtgcatttaaaatttctttattcTTCAGGATTATCTGAACGATGGATTCTTTCATTGTTTTTCCCCATCATTGATGACTGTTGATTAGTAACTAAAACTGGAACGAACAATACATGTTTCTGATTCTACTTGAATAAATTGATAATTTTGGCTTTATACATTTTATCTCCCATGTGGGCAGATAGAGGTAAGCAAAACCTAGGAAAACTTTAAGGGTTTAGATCTATATCTAATATTGGATCTGCAGCTGTTGGTTAGAGAAATTTAAATGCTGGATCAATTGGTCTTCTTGTACATGCTTTTGATGTTTGTGAAACGCTGATGATCCATCTCCATGAGCAATGCATGACTTGAAATAGACCTAAATATGATTATACATTTCCTACATCAGTTAGCCTTATTACTGCACATGATAAAAGTTGTACAAGTTGTACCAAATTTTACAGCTCCATACTaccagcaagatactactgcagcGATTTTGTTAAATAGCCAAAAGTGCCATAGGTTTTACCTAGAGATAGGAGTTTAAGTGAAGTATTTAGTCTCGAATTATAATTTGTTAAGCAACACACAAGCATTGAGGTGTAATTTGGTCATTGAAAAGATGATTTGGTAAAGAAGAGAGGCAACATATGGATGTATGTGTTCTTATAAAGTGGAGAAACACATGATTGCCACTGTGGCCACTGGGACTGAATATACGAGCAAGAAGTGCTTATGAATGAGTATTCTGGAATACCATGCGGGAGTAAGTTTCTGCTAAGATATTCTCTTTTCACAAGTAGCAATTGCTATACAGTGTTAACTCTCTCAAATACAGATATAAATGGGACTTCTTTTTAATTTCTAAAATCTAAGATGGTACTTGATAAACTAAAGATTTCCATAATTTCTGTTTCTCTTTCTTCGGCTAGGAATGTTTAGTTTATGTTAGCATGTTGCTTTGATAAAGAATGTTGTTGCAAGGACAGATCCAGGCATGTATTTGTGATGAATCATCAACGATTATAACATCTATTTCAACTGTGTTTGTACTTTTCAAATGTCTTGTCTTGTTGATCTAGTTAAATGTGTCGATATTTTGCTACTGTTATACTTGTTTGGTCAACTTGATCTTTCCTAGTGAAGTTCTTTTAAGATATAAGGTTTATCTCATTATGGTTATCATATATTAGACATTGGCATGAACCATTTTTATGAAGTAAATCAGCTTTAGATTGTCTAGAGCAATCTTTGCTTCAGTGCTGATACCCATAGTAGAATAGAAACTCCTTTGTGATCACATGTTGGAACAATTGACTTTCAATGACGGTTCATTTTGTTCTTACCTTGACTTTTTTGTTCTTCAGATGCTGGAAAAAGCAACTCTTGATCGCAAAAGATGCACGACGAGTTGATGCATTATGTTATCGTATTTCTCTTAGTCATAAACTTCTCAGCCTAACTGAAAAGTATCAGAGTTTGCATGAGATAGTTGACACAGCACGGAAGAAACTGGAGGCAGAGGTTGGGCCTATCGATGATTTATCAAACATGGCACGTGGAATTGTTAACCGACTCTCTGTTGGTGCTGAAGTTCAAAGACTGTGTGCCCATGCAGTAGACTTACTAGATTCTATGCGTGGTAGTTCTTTGTCAGCTAATAGTCAACTTCAACGTAAGCTTCACTAAGCTTCAGGTTTACTGAGCATTCTGGTATCTGTTTGGTTTtgactgattttttttttgtgaatttttattgccTACAGAAATTGGTACGGTGTCCTCCAGCTTCATCAAATTTGAAGAGATATTACCAACATCTCTTACTGTGGCATTGGATATAGAGGATAACACACCATTAGCTCAAGAGCTAGCTGGTTTCACTTTGTGGCACCGAAAGACTGACAACCCAGAATACCCCAGGAAACCATCATTGTCTGTGTTTAAACCGAAGAAAAGGTTGCTATTAACAGAACTAATTCCAGCCACAGAATATATGTTCAAGGTGGTAGGCTTCAGCAAAATGCGGAACCTCTACACGTGGGAAGTTGGAGTAAAAACTAAAGCTATCTCTCTTGATGACTCTGTGGGTTTGGCACTGGAGACAACTGTATCAAACCCACATTGTCAAATCTCTAAAACAAACAGTAGTGGCTTGTCTAATCCCTTGGAGGGAGACGAATCCAATACCAATAGTTCTGCATGTGCTGACTTGAATAAGTTGccggaaattgattttgatgattgtgaGAAGCCTCAGATTCTCGAGACAGAAAAATCATTCGATCATGCCCAGAAAGATAATAGCCACCAAAAGAGTGAATGCAAGGGCAGTATTAGTGGAGCAGAAGTTCTTGAGCCAGAGGATTCACATGGGCACTCTGATTCTGCATTAGATGAGGAGCCAAACTCAACCATTCCGATCGAGTCCACTAACTCTATGGAGAATAACCAGGCATCTGACATCCCGAAGTCGGATAATGAATCTAACACTCCTGTCGTCAATGAGATGGTGATCGTACCATTTGGACAATCAGATCCCACCTTGCCTGCCACTCCTCCCTGCAGGTTGGAAACTGGAACAGAAGGTTCTGGAAGGTGCATTAAAGGGAACAGTGGTTTTAATATATTTGAGAAAGGCTCGTTGAATCCAGACGCGGAACCAGGAAGTTCATCCAAGAAAAGAGGTGGAGGAAAATTTGAGGGTATAAATATCAAGGATGGGTCGATGGAAGGGTTATATGAATACTGTGTGAAGGTCATTAGGTGGCTGGAATGCGAGGGGCACATCGAGAGCAACTTCAGGGTGAAGTTCTTGACTTGGTTCAGCCTGCGAGCAACCCCACAGGAGAGAAGAATTGTTAGTGTTTACGTTGATACGCTGATCGATGATCCCCCAAGCCTTGCAGGGCAGTTGGTGGACACCTTCTTGGAAGCGATCTGCAGCAAGAGGCCACCTCCAGCGCCAACAGGCTTCTGCACGAACCTTTGGCACTGAGGAAGCTATTGGACTCGATAATCAATGTGACAATTCTTTAGATGCAAATTATTGCATTAGTTATTCATCGGACATGTATTCATGGGTCAGCAATTTCAGGTTAACTCATATTATTGCTTGTCCACAATTACAATTTATATGTACCTGACACATGAACAGAACTGTTTTGTTCCTCCTAATGCTCTTTTGTTCTCATGGCATTCTGTGGCACTGCTCTTTATCTTTGCAGAAACTTGATGCCCAAAGTTCATCAATGTCGAAAGAATCACTCTTTTGAAAGAATCTACATTGGATAAACTGGAGAAAAGGACTGCTTGgatgtttcttttgagtttgacgTTGATTCTTTGATCTTGTGGATGCACGTTTTTGCATGGTTCAACTGAGTGAATAGTAAACATGTATATTAAACATGCTTTTTGGGAGCTGTTCTGATTCATGCGCAAGGCTTAATTCCCTGCTCATTTCAGCCTATACAATCTGGAGCAAGATGTTGCTCACACTCCTATACTGTTCTGTGTTGAGGCTTTTTATACGCGTGCACTTGGAGCAAGGTGGTGATAGCAATAAAATTACCACCACCACTTTCCTGTTCACCTCCTCCACATACTCACAATCACCATGGCCTACTTTTTCTCCTCTGTTTCGAACTTTAAGATGAAGACTAAAGACATcggcaatcacaaaagcatacaaAAGCCTTGGAAGACAGTAATCTAATACTTGTTAGATCCATGGAAGAAAGGTCCCAACGCCAAATAATTCAACACATCTATTGATGAatggtttgtgtgtgtgtgtgtgttgatatATGTATCACAGAATCACATGTTATTCTCCTCGTGAGGTGAGGTTAATTTAATCACCTCTACCAGTGTTGGTTGCTAACTTAGGTTAGCAAAGAAATGCAAAATTATTTGATACTTATATGAATAAGATGTGCAAACTATATACAACCACTCACTCAGTTATGGATATTTATATGAATAAGAAGAAGTCGAACTATACCCGACCACTCAGTTTGGTGGTGGCGTGTCTTCAGATCTTATTCTCATAGGTTGAGGTTTGAACTCTTATTCCCATAGGCGATGGTGTGTATTCGGATCTTATTCCCATAGGTTGAGATTCGAACTCTTATTCCCATAATTAGAATGTTCATGTTGACATAATTAGAACACTAAATAAGATAACTATTGTAATAACCTAAatggaatcaaatatttttttccctCTCTCTTTTGTAATAATATAATTAGATTATTATGATAATCTAATCAGAACACTAAATCATACAAtgagtcctctctctctctctctctctctctctctctctctctcaacaaaCAGCTGTCGGGGCAACACCCACCTCTCATCATGTAGGTTGACAATTTTGTAGTTCTTGAGCCATTCCAGTTGATATTATCTTGACAACCAATTCACTGCTCTGCCAACAGTTTCTCTAAGCATCATTCATGGCATTCTCATGCACAACATGAATCATTGAGGGATTAATGTGGCTTGGGACCCCATCTGCACCTGTATTTGGTCCTCCACCCCAAGTACTCACTCCTCCACCAAATCTTGGCCCCTCGGGAACACTTCTAAATAATTCCACCCAATGATCATCCCCTCCTCGGCACTTCACCCATGGCTGCTTGGGTCATCCACCATGTGCCATGGTTTCTCAGGCTCCATGGATGAGATGGTTCTGATGACCGGCACGCTCAGTGGCTGACCGCTGCTTTGCTCATCTCCTTCCATGACCATGTTATTTGGGTGCCGAGCATGAAAAagtagctctggtttcatcttccACCATTAAAGCCTTGTGTCGAGCGTGCTTTGTTGAGAACAGTGGCAGGGATGACGCCACCATTTCCTCTTAGAAAACTCCCACCTTCCCTCATGCAGTTTCATCATAATGTATTGCCACCTTGTCTCCTTCGGAAAGCTAAGCATCCTCCTCTGGTTGTGTGCAGTGATGGTGGACTGCTTTAGGAGTTCCTAAAGCATTTGCATctccctttcttcttcctcctcttctttgatCATCACCTGCATTTCGAGTGCAAGTGAGCAGAAGACAGAGTCGTAAGCATGCGTCTTAAACGCTTGCTGTCTCTTGGAATTGGTCGGAGGAGCAGAGGACAAGCGAACGCAGAGGAGAATGCCTCCCCTGTTCGTGAGAGCCAACCTATCCATCATCTGTTCGACGAGGAGCCACCTTGCAAGCCAACTTGGAGATGCTTCTCCCACGAGGAGATACATCGAGCAACTGGTGGCTTTCGCCAAGGTCTGCTGACTCCATGTTTCAGAGCGCTGTTACATGGGAAACTCCGGCGGATTCTCATCATCTTGTTGTTGTTTTGGTGGCGCTGGAGTTTGCAGAGAACCTGGTCGGGAGAGGCGGGTATGCCGAGGTGTACAGGGGAGTGCTCGAGGACGGGCAGGCGATCGCGGTGAAGAGGCTGACGAGGGCGTCGTCGGACGAGCAGAGGACCAAGGATTTCCTGACGGAGCTGGGCGCGGTCGGCCACGTCCGGCACCCCAACGTCTCCGCCCTCCTCGGATGCTGCGTCGACCGCGACCTCCATCTGATCTTTGAGTTCTCTTCACGCGGCTCCGTCTGCTCCAACCTCTACGGTAACTTGACATCGGGTGCGAAGCTGTTCGTGGAGAATGTCACACGAAGAACGTGGTCGAGCTTATGTGTACGCTATGTGCAGATGAAAGCTCTCCTCCCATGGCTTGGAAGCTGCGGCACGACATCGCCGTGGGCACTGCGAGGGGGCTCCATTACCTACACAAGGGATGCCAGAGAAGGATCATCCACAGAGACATCAAGGCCTCCAACATCCTCCTCACCGCCAACTTCGAGCCTCAGGTAGCAGCACTCAGCTAACCTCGTTGCTACTTCTCCTCTCAATCTGTACGACGAATCCATCTCCTCCACCGCAGATCTCCGACTTCGGGCTCGCAAGATGGCTTCCAACGGAGTGGACACACCGCGCCGTGGCACGGGCACCGATAGAAGGGACGTTCGGGTACGAACTCCTCGAGAACATTCATGCAGGAGCGCAAGGTCTTTGATGCTCGCAGCAGCTAACGACGCTTGTGGTATCACCAGGTGCTTGGCGCCGGAATACTTCATGCACGGGATCGTTCACGAGAAGACCGATGTGTTTGCATTTGGCGTCTTCCTCTTGGAGATCATATCAGGAAGGAAACCAGTGGATGGATCTCACAACAGCTTGCTCAGCTGGGTCAGTGTCAGCTGCATCTGATAGATATCGGGAACATTTCAGAACTGCTACTGCTAACTTTGTTTCATACAGGCAAAACCTTATCTACGTGATGGCACTGTGCAAGCTTTGGTGGATGCAAGACTAGGAGATGAATACGACATTGATCAGCTGAGGAAGCTCAC
The DNA window shown above is from Musa acuminata AAA Group cultivar baxijiao chromosome BXJ2-4, Cavendish_Baxijiao_AAA, whole genome shotgun sequence and carries:
- the LOC135609422 gene encoding probable receptor-like serine/threonine-protein kinase At5g57670 isoform X2, with translation MRLKRLLSLGIGRRSRGQANAEENASPVRESQPIHHLFDEEPPCKPTWRCFSHEEIHRATGGFRQENLVGRGGYAEVYRGVLEDGQAIAVKRLTRASSDEQRTKDFLTELGAVGHVRHPNVSALLGCCVDRDLHLIFEFSSRGSVCSNLYDESSPPMAWKLRHDIAVGTARGLHYLHKGCQRRIIHRDIKASNILLTANFEPQISDFGLARWLPTEWTHRAVARAPIEGTFGCLAPEYFMHGIVHEKTDVFAFGVFLLEIISGRKPVDGSHNSLLSWAKPYLRDGTVQALVDARLGDEYDIDQLRKLTFAASLCIRTTPTLRPSMTEALDILEGRKILQDQWKMPEGEEEEEESWGFDDLDDVDDECDTASSSSSTWRSQS
- the LOC103980279 gene encoding protein VERNALIZATION INSENSITIVE 3 isoform X1; translation: MDPPFSGFVLDPSKCSKLSIEEKRELIRELSKWPESAPEKLQTWSRRDLLEILCAEIGKERKYTSLTKQKMIEYLFRVVSDKNSGEHAKDSDSSQVPSTPSPQTPSKRQRKNEHPSRLPIITSNLQPSDVEEALENIRYCQNSACRATLNVQDAFCKRCSCCICRKYDDNKDPSLWLFCGSEAFSQGDLCGLSCHLECALKHERTGIMKSRQCTTRLDGSYYCTYCGKANDLLGCWKKQLLIAKDARRVDALCYRISLSHKLLSLTEKYQSLHEIVDTARKKLEAEVGPIDDLSNMARGIVNRLSVGAEVQRLCAHAVDLLDSMRGSSLSANSQLQQIGTVSSSFIKFEEILPTSLTVALDIEDNTPLAQELAGFTLWHRKTDNPEYPRKPSLSVFKPKKRLLLTELIPATEYMFKVVGFSKMRNLYTWEVGVKTKAISLDDSVGLALETTVSNPHCQISKTNSSGLSNPLEGDESNTNSSACADLNKLPEIDFDDCEKPQILETEKSFDHAQKDNSHQKSECKGSISGAEVLEPEDSHGHSDSALDEEPNSTIPIESTNSMENNQASDIPKSDNESNTPVVNEMVIVPFGQSDPTLPATPPCRLETGTEGSGRCIKGNSGFNIFEKGSLNPDAEPGSSSKKRGGGKFEGINIKDGSMEGLYEYCVKVIRWLECEGHIESNFRVKFLTWFSLRATPQERRIVSVYVDTLIDDPPSLAGQLVDTFLEAICSKRPPPAPTGFCTNLWH
- the LOC135609422 gene encoding probable receptor-like serine/threonine-protein kinase At5g57670 isoform X1; the encoded protein is MRLKRLLSLGIGRRSRGQANAEENASPVRESQPIHHLFDEEPPCKPTWRCFSHEEIHRATGGFRQENLVGRGGYAEVYRGVLEDGQAIAVKRLTRASSDEQRTKDFLTELGAVGHVRHPNVSALLGCCVDRDLHLIFEFSSRGSVCSNLYGNLTSDESSPPMAWKLRHDIAVGTARGLHYLHKGCQRRIIHRDIKASNILLTANFEPQISDFGLARWLPTEWTHRAVARAPIEGTFGCLAPEYFMHGIVHEKTDVFAFGVFLLEIISGRKPVDGSHNSLLSWAKPYLRDGTVQALVDARLGDEYDIDQLRKLTFAASLCIRTTPTLRPSMTEALDILEGRKILQDQWKMPEGEEEEEESWGFDDLDDVDDECDTASSSSSTWRSQS
- the LOC103980279 gene encoding protein VERNALIZATION INSENSITIVE 3 isoform X2; translation: MIEYLFRVVSDKNSGEHAKDSDSSQVPSTPSPQTPSKRQRKNEHPSRLPIITSNLQPSDVEEALENIRYCQNSACRATLNVQDAFCKRCSCCICRKYDDNKDPSLWLFCGSEAFSQGDLCGLSCHLECALKHERTGIMKSRQCTTRLDGSYYCTYCGKANDLLGCWKKQLLIAKDARRVDALCYRISLSHKLLSLTEKYQSLHEIVDTARKKLEAEVGPIDDLSNMARGIVNRLSVGAEVQRLCAHAVDLLDSMRGSSLSANSQLQQIGTVSSSFIKFEEILPTSLTVALDIEDNTPLAQELAGFTLWHRKTDNPEYPRKPSLSVFKPKKRLLLTELIPATEYMFKVVGFSKMRNLYTWEVGVKTKAISLDDSVGLALETTVSNPHCQISKTNSSGLSNPLEGDESNTNSSACADLNKLPEIDFDDCEKPQILETEKSFDHAQKDNSHQKSECKGSISGAEVLEPEDSHGHSDSALDEEPNSTIPIESTNSMENNQASDIPKSDNESNTPVVNEMVIVPFGQSDPTLPATPPCRLETGTEGSGRCIKGNSGFNIFEKGSLNPDAEPGSSSKKRGGGKFEGINIKDGSMEGLYEYCVKVIRWLECEGHIESNFRVKFLTWFSLRATPQERRIVSVYVDTLIDDPPSLAGQLVDTFLEAICSKRPPPAPTGFCTNLWH